TTAATTGGAATGAGATGAAAGACTTGCAACGTGCATTTTTCCAAGCTCAGATTGCCGAACAAGATGGGCCTCAAGACATAGCCTTTTTTTCCAGTTTATATAAATTTGCGAGAGAAAACAGAGTAAAGTACGTTTTCACAGGTGCTAATTATAGTATAGAATGTTGTAGAGAACCTGAAGAGTGGGGTGCATATCCTGGGATTGACAAAACTTTGATTTTAGATATTCATAAAAAATTTGGAAAACGCAAACTTTCCACATTTCCTATTGTAGATATTTTTATTTACAAAGTTTATTACAAATATTTCGGAGGAATGAAGGTTTTTCATCCTCTAAATTATGTTTCTTACATCAAAAAAGATGCAGAAAGACTCCTCTCCGAAAAATTCGGTTGGGAACCATTTCAACATAAGCATCATGAATCTCGTTTTACACGTTTTATAGAAGATTTTTGGCTGCCCAAAAAATTTGGATTTGATAAAAGAAAAGCCCATTTTTCTAGCCTAATTCTTACAGGACAACTTACAAGAGATGAGGCTCTGCAACGTATTTCTAAACCAGAATTAGATGAGCAGATGCAGTTAAACGAAAAGACTTATATAGCTCAAAAATTAGATTTTCTTGAAAATGAACTTAATAACCTATTTCATGGTACAAATAAGACGTATAAGGATTATAAATCTAAACGAAGATTAATTGGTTTAGGAATAAGTTTTATGAGAAATTTTGGATTGGAAAAAAAACTTTTCAGATGATAACTATCTTAAATTACGGGGTCGGAAATATTCAAACTTTTATAAATATTTATAAGAAATTGGGAATATCATGTAATATTGCTAAAGATGAAGGCCAACTTAAAAAAGCAGAAAAAATAATACTTCCTGGGGTTGGTCATTTTGATTTTGCAATGAAAAAGCTACAAGAATCTGGAATGGTTGAATCTTTAAACCTTTTAGTATTAGATTCTAAGCTACCTATCCTTGGTGTTTGTGTAGGTATGCAGATGATGACAACTAGTAGTGAAGAAGGTGAGCGTCGTGGTTTAGATTGGGTTTCAGGGGAAGTTTTGAAAATGAAAAATAATGCTAAAGAGAGATCATATGTACTACCACATTTGGGCTGGAACACTATAAATATAATTAAGGAGTCACCAGTGTTAAACAATTTGGATGAGAAAGATTTTTATTTTCTGCATTCCTATTATGTAAAATGTAGCAATGTAGAGAATAGTATAGCTACAACTTCTTACGGAGAAGAATTTACCTCTGTAATACAAAAAGATAATATTTTTGGTATTCAATGTTATCCTGAAAAAAGTCATCAGGCGGGTATTCAGTTTCTAGAAAATTTCGCAAAAATTTAAACTATGTTGAAGCCACGCTTAATACCTAGTTTATTGATTGAAGATGGGTTATTAGTAAAAACAATCAACTTTAAATCACCAAAATATGTAGGAGATCCTATCAATACGGTGAAAATTTTCAACGAAAAGCAAGTTGATGAACTTTGTGTTTTTGATATAAGCGCAACAAAACTAAATATAGAACCAAACTATCAATTAATTCAAGATATTGCTTCTCAGTCAAATATGCCAATTTGCTACGGTGGAGGAATAAAAACTTCAGAGCAAGCATTGAAAATTTTCAAACTGGGAATAGAAAAAATTGCTTTGGGAAGCGTTCTATTTACCAACTTAGATATTATTGATGAGATAGCAGCTCAAGTAGGAAGTCAAAGTGTTGTTGTTGTTTTAGATGTTAGAAAGCGTCTGATTGGCGGATATGACTTATATTTGCAAAATGGGACTGTAAATACAAAAATAGATTTGATTGCTTTTCTAAAAAAAATTGATTCATATCCATATGGTGAGCTCATCATCAATTCAATTGATAGAGATGGAACATTTAAAGGATATGATTTTGATCTGGCTCGAAAAATATATAATTACGTATCAAGACCTATAACTATTTTAGGGGGAGCAAGCTCATTAGATGATATAAAGAGTCTTTTTAAAGAATTTAGAATTATTGGAGCTGCTGCAGGTAGCTTATTTATATTCAAAGGAAAATATAAAGCGGTACTCATCAATTATCCAAGTAAAGAAGATAAAGAAAAATTAATTACAAAATAATTATGCAAATTCAAAATAAAACACTTTTGATAACAGGTGGTACTGGTTCATTTGGAACAGCTGTTCTCAACAGGTTTCTACAAACCGACCATTTCAAAGAAATCCGTATTTTTTCTCGTGATGAAAAAAAGCAGGATGATATGAGAAACCTATACAAAAACGATAAAATAAAATACTATATCGGTGATGTACGTGATTTTTCAAGTATTGAACCCGCAACAAGAGGGGTTGATTATATCTTTCACGCTGCTGCTTTGAAACAAGTTCCATCTTGTGAGTTTTTCCCGATGCAGGCTGTAAAAACCAATGTTGAAGGAACACAAAACGTAATTCGTGCAGCTGCGGCTAATAAAGTACAGAAAGTAATCTGTTTGTCAACGGACAAAGCAGCATATCCAATTAATGCAATGGGAATCTCTAAAGCGATGATGGAAAAAGTTGCGGTTGCAGAATCAAGAAACCTTACAGAAACCGTAGTTTGCTTAACCAGATACGGAAATGTAATGGCTTCTAGAGGTTCAGTAATTCCGTTGTTTTTAAATCAGATTCAAAAAGGAGAACCAATTACAATTACCGACCCCAATATGTCGAGGTTTTTCATGTCATTGGAAGATGCAGTAGATTTGGTTTTATTTGCTTTTGAACATGCAAATCCGGGAGACTTGTTTGTTAATAAAGCTCCAGCAGGAAGCATTGGCGATTTGGCTAAAGCTTTAATTGAATTAACAGGAAAAGAGGTTCCTGTAAAAGTAATCGGAACACGTCATGGCGAAAAATTGTACGAAACACTTTGCACTCGTGAAGAAATGGTGAAAGCTGAAGATATGGGAGATTTTTATCGTGTTCCTGCAGATAACAGAGATTTGAATTACGCACAATATTTCTCTGAAGGAGAAGAGGAAGTTGCTCAAATTGAAGATTACCATTCACACAATACCGAGCAGCAAGGAGTTGAAGGTTTAAAAAAATTGATTTCTACTTTGCCTTTAATTCGCAAAGAAGTTTTCGGAGAAGACGTGATGCAGTATCCTTATTAAAAGGTTATATTAAAAAGGTAAAAGTAAAAGAGTGATGATTTTAGAAGGTAGAAAACATAGTGATGAGCGCGGAATTATTACTTCTAATAACGATTTTGATGCTTCAATCATAAAAAGAATCTATACCATAGAAAATCATTCAAATGAATTTATTCGTGGTTGGCAAGGTCACAAAATTGAACAAAGATGGTTTGCCTGCATGAAAGGAAGCTTTGAAATTTCTGTTATTGAGGTTGATGATTTTACAAATCCTTCAAAAGATTTAACAATTCAGAAATATGTTTTGACAGATGATGTCTTAACTTACCTCCATATTCCTTCGGGTTGCATTACAGCAATTCAATCCAAAGAACAAGGGAGTAAAATGTTGATTTTAGCCGATTATGGTTTGGGAGAAATCAATGATGAATACAGATATAATTTATATTATTTTAAATAAAAATTTTAGATGTTGGTGGACAGAAATTATCTGAATACCAATTCAATAAACTACACATAAATGAAAAAAGTCGGAATTACCGGTCAGAATGGTTTTGTTGGAAAACATTTGTACAATACTTTAGGATTGTTTCCTGAAGAGTTTCAAAGAATTGACTTTAGTAAGGATTATTTTGAAAATGATAATCTTTTGGACCAGTTTATCGCTCAGTGCGATGTAATCATACATCTAGCAGCAATGAATCGCCACGAGAATGAGCAGTTTATCTACGAAACGAATGTAGGGCTGGCTCAGAAATTAGTCGATTCCTTGAAAAGAACCGGTTCAACGGCACATGTAATGATTTCGTCTTCTACTCAGGAAGAAAGAGATAATCTTTATGGTAGATCAAAGAAAGAAAGTAGAGAATCTTTAGCAAATTGGGCAGAAGAAAATGATGGTAAGATAACAGGGTTAATAATTCCAAACGTATTTGGCGCTTTTGGAAAACCTTTTTACAATTCTTTCATTGCTACATTTTGTCATCAATTGATGAACGATGAAACACCTACTATCGAAAATGATGGGGAGGTGAAATTAATTTACGTTCAGGAATTGGTTGACATGATGATTGATGAAGTCAGAAGAGGCAACAGCAAACCCGAATTCTTAATACATGCTACTGCAACTAAAAAAGTTTCAGAGGTTTTGGAATTATTGAATGATTATAAAGCTAAATATTTTGACGGCGGAAAAATTCCCGCAATCAGAGATTCATTTGAACATAATTTATTTAATACTTACAGATCTTATATTGATTATAAAACATATTTTCCTGTCAAATTTACTCAGCATAAAGATCCTCGTGGAGCTTTTGTAGAAGTAATCAGATTGGGTATTGGTGGGCAATGTTCATTCTCAACCACCGTGCCCGATATTACACGTGGAAATCACTATCATACAAGAAAAATCGAAAGATTTGCAGTAATAAAAGGGAAAGCTTTAATCCAATTAAGAAAGATAGATACCGACGAGGTTCTAGATTTTTATCTTGACGGAGACGAGCCTGCGTATGTAGATATGCCGATTTGGTACACCCACAACATTAAAAATATAGGAGAAGAAGAATTGTACACTATTTTCTGGATTAATGAAGCCTTTAACCCTGAAAACGCAGACACATATTTTTTAGAAGTTTAACTTTGAAAAATATTATATAAATATTATGAAAAACATAATCATTACAGGCGGAGCAGGATTTATCGGCTCACATGTAGTCCGAGAATTTGTAAAGAACAATCCCGATTCTACCATCATTAATCTTGATGTTTTAACGTATGCGGGAAATCTTGAGAACTTAAAAGATATTGAAGACGAGCCCAATTATGTTTTCGAAAAAGCGGACATTACAAAACCTGAAGAATTAAGAAAGGTTTTTGAAAAATACGATCCGGATGCAGTTATACATTTAGCTGCAGAAAGCCATGTTGACAGAAGCATCACAGATCCGATGGCATTCATCAATACCAACGTTAATGGTACTGCGAATCTTCTTAATCTTTGCAAAGAATTCTGGACATTAAACCTAGATCACACGCATGGAAGATTCCCTAACGAAAAAAGAACGAATTTGTTTTATCATGTTTCCACGGACGAAGTGTATGGAAGCTTAGGTGAAACAGGATTTTTCTTAGAAACCACTGCTTACGATCCACAGTCACCATACTCTGCTTCAAAGGCAGCTTCGGATCATTTGGTAAGAGCTTATGGAAACACGTATGGAATGCCTTTTATCATATCAAACTGTTCAAACAACTACGGACCCAATCATTTCCCTGAGAAACTGATTCCACTTTGTATTTTTAATATCATCAATGAAAAACCATTGCCGATTTACGGTGACGGAAAATATACAAGAGACTGGTTATTCGTGATCGATCATGCAAAGGCAATTCACCAGATTTTCAATGAAGCTAAAACCGGAGAAACATACAACATCGGAGGTTTCAATGAGTGGCAAAATATTGATCTGGTAAAAGAACTGATCAAACAGATGGATGAAAAACTTGGAAATCCTGAAGGTCATTCAGAAAAACTGATTACATATGTAAAAGATAGACCTGGACACGACAAACGGTATGCGATCGATGCTAATAAACTGAGTAATGATTTAGGTTGGAAGCCTTCCGTAACTTTTGAACAGGGTTTAAGAAAAACCATTGATTGGTTCCTTGAAAATAAAGAATGGCTGGAAAATGTGACTTCCGGAGAATATCAGAAATACTACGACGGACAATACAATAATTAATATGAAAGCTACAGAAACAAAACTGCAAGGTTGTTTCATTTTGGAACCGACAATATTTGAAGATTCAAGAGGATATTTTTTTGAATCTTATAGTGAAAATAAATTGGAAAGTATTTTAGGATATAAACCTACATTTGTTCAGGATAATCAATCAAGCTCATCATACGGAGTGGTTAGAGGTTTGCATATGCAGGAAGGCAAATTTGCTCAGGCAAAATTGGTAAGAGTGATTGAGGGAACAGTGATAGATGTTGCCATTGATGTACGTCCAGGTTCATCTACTTTTGGACAGCATGTCGCTGTAGAACTTTCTGCAGAGAATAAAAAGCAATTATTTATACCAAGAGGATTTTTACATGGCTTTTCTGTAATATCAGAAACTGCAGTTTTTTTCTACAAGTGTGATAACGTTTATGATAAATCTTCTGAAAATGGAGTTTCTCCAACTGACGAAAATTTGGATATAGACTGGAATATACCAACAGATAAAATGATTATTTCAGATAAAGATCAGAAGGCCTCATCTTTTGAAGATTTCATCAAAAAAGTATAATAAATACTAACCACAAACTCTTTATGAAAGGAATAATATTAGCAGGAGGTTCAGGAACAAGGCTTTTTCCTCTTACCATTGCCGTCAGTAAACAATTGATGCCTGTATATGACAAACCGATGATTTATTATCCTCTATCTACTTTATTGTTGGCGGGTATCAAAGATATTTTAATTATTACCACTCCACACGATCAGGCTGGTTTTATTAAGCTTTTGGGCGACGGTTCACAGATTGGCTGCAACATTCAATATGTTGTACAGCCAAATCCAGACGGTTTAGCACAGGCATTTATTTTAGGAGATACATTTATAGGAGATGATTCTGCGGCTTTAGTTTTAGGAGATAATATCTTCTATGGATCTGAAATGGGAACTTTGCTTAAAAATAAAACCAATCCCAATGGTGGAGTTGTTTTTGCCTATCATGTAGCAGATCCTGAAAGATATGGTGTTGTGGAATTTGATGAAAACTTCAAGGCAAAATCAATCGAAGAAAAGCCGGAAAATCCTAAATCAAATTATGCAGTTCCTGGATTGTATTTTTATGATAATGATGTAGTGGAAATTGCTAAAAATATTCAGCAATCCCCAAGAGGCGAATTAGAAATCACAGATATCAACAATGTGTATTTAAGTAAAGATAAATTGGAAGTTGGAGTTTTAGATAGAGGCACAGCATGGTTAGACACTGGAACTTTTGATTCTCTTAATGATGCTTCAGAATTCGTAAGGGTTATTGAAAAAAGACAGGATTTCAAAATCGGATGCATTGAAGAAGTCGCTTTCAGAAACGGCTTCATTAATGAAGAAAAACTGCTCGAAACAGCTTCGAAGTATGGAAAAAGTGGATATGGTGAGTATCTAAAAAAGCTAGTTATAATTTAAATACTTGATAAAAAAGTTGATAGAAAAAAAATATATAATGAAGAAACTAAAGGTAGTGACGGTGGTAGGAACCCGTCCCGAAATTATAAGATTATCAAGAGTTTTAGATGCTTTAGATGCTTCTGATGCAGTAGAACATATTATTGTTCATACCGGACAAAAT
Above is a genomic segment from Chryseobacterium mulctrae containing:
- the rfbA gene encoding glucose-1-phosphate thymidylyltransferase RfbA, which translates into the protein MKGIILAGGSGTRLFPLTIAVSKQLMPVYDKPMIYYPLSTLLLAGIKDILIITTPHDQAGFIKLLGDGSQIGCNIQYVVQPNPDGLAQAFILGDTFIGDDSAALVLGDNIFYGSEMGTLLKNKTNPNGGVVFAYHVADPERYGVVEFDENFKAKSIEEKPENPKSNYAVPGLYFYDNDVVEIAKNIQQSPRGELEITDINNVYLSKDKLEVGVLDRGTAWLDTGTFDSLNDASEFVRVIEKRQDFKIGCIEEVAFRNGFINEEKLLETASKYGKSGYGEYLKKLVII
- a CDS encoding WxcM-like domain-containing protein — protein: MILEGRKHSDERGIITSNNDFDASIIKRIYTIENHSNEFIRGWQGHKIEQRWFACMKGSFEISVIEVDDFTNPSKDLTIQKYVLTDDVLTYLHIPSGCITAIQSKEQGSKMLILADYGLGEINDEYRYNLYYFK
- the rfbB gene encoding dTDP-glucose 4,6-dehydratase, whose translation is MKNIIITGGAGFIGSHVVREFVKNNPDSTIINLDVLTYAGNLENLKDIEDEPNYVFEKADITKPEELRKVFEKYDPDAVIHLAAESHVDRSITDPMAFINTNVNGTANLLNLCKEFWTLNLDHTHGRFPNEKRTNLFYHVSTDEVYGSLGETGFFLETTAYDPQSPYSASKAASDHLVRAYGNTYGMPFIISNCSNNYGPNHFPEKLIPLCIFNIINEKPLPIYGDGKYTRDWLFVIDHAKAIHQIFNEAKTGETYNIGGFNEWQNIDLVKELIKQMDEKLGNPEGHSEKLITYVKDRPGHDKRYAIDANKLSNDLGWKPSVTFEQGLRKTIDWFLENKEWLENVTSGEYQKYYDGQYNN
- a CDS encoding polysaccharide biosynthesis C-terminal domain-containing protein, which codes for MKKVGITGQNGFVGKHLYNTLGLFPEEFQRIDFSKDYFENDNLLDQFIAQCDVIIHLAAMNRHENEQFIYETNVGLAQKLVDSLKRTGSTAHVMISSSTQEERDNLYGRSKKESRESLANWAEENDGKITGLIIPNVFGAFGKPFYNSFIATFCHQLMNDETPTIENDGEVKLIYVQELVDMMIDEVRRGNSKPEFLIHATATKKVSEVLELLNDYKAKYFDGGKIPAIRDSFEHNLFNTYRSYIDYKTYFPVKFTQHKDPRGAFVEVIRLGIGGQCSFSTTVPDITRGNHYHTRKIERFAVIKGKALIQLRKIDTDEVLDFYLDGDEPAYVDMPIWYTHNIKNIGEEELYTIFWINEAFNPENADTYFLEV
- the hisH gene encoding imidazole glycerol phosphate synthase subunit HisH — its product is MITILNYGVGNIQTFINIYKKLGISCNIAKDEGQLKKAEKIILPGVGHFDFAMKKLQESGMVESLNLLVLDSKLPILGVCVGMQMMTTSSEEGERRGLDWVSGEVLKMKNNAKERSYVLPHLGWNTINIIKESPVLNNLDEKDFYFLHSYYVKCSNVENSIATTSYGEEFTSVIQKDNIFGIQCYPEKSHQAGIQFLENFAKI
- the rfbC gene encoding dTDP-4-dehydrorhamnose 3,5-epimerase, whose protein sequence is MKATETKLQGCFILEPTIFEDSRGYFFESYSENKLESILGYKPTFVQDNQSSSSYGVVRGLHMQEGKFAQAKLVRVIEGTVIDVAIDVRPGSSTFGQHVAVELSAENKKQLFIPRGFLHGFSVISETAVFFYKCDNVYDKSSENGVSPTDENLDIDWNIPTDKMIISDKDQKASSFEDFIKKV
- a CDS encoding AglZ/HisF2 family acetamidino modification protein is translated as MLKPRLIPSLLIEDGLLVKTINFKSPKYVGDPINTVKIFNEKQVDELCVFDISATKLNIEPNYQLIQDIASQSNMPICYGGGIKTSEQALKIFKLGIEKIALGSVLFTNLDIIDEIAAQVGSQSVVVVLDVRKRLIGGYDLYLQNGTVNTKIDLIAFLKKIDSYPYGELIINSIDRDGTFKGYDFDLARKIYNYVSRPITILGGASSLDDIKSLFKEFRIIGAAAGSLFIFKGKYKAVLINYPSKEDKEKLITK
- a CDS encoding N-acetyl sugar amidotransferase, translated to MKKHQIWTQTVMDTTDPNIVFNERGESDYYTNFIERIVPEWKFGKNRLDELMKFASKVSEEGKNKDFDCIIGLSGGLDSSYCVYITTQIMGLRPLIYHVDAGWNTEQAVSNIEKLVTKLNLELYTDVINWNEMKDLQRAFFQAQIAEQDGPQDIAFFSSLYKFARENRVKYVFTGANYSIECCREPEEWGAYPGIDKTLILDIHKKFGKRKLSTFPIVDIFIYKVYYKYFGGMKVFHPLNYVSYIKKDAERLLSEKFGWEPFQHKHHESRFTRFIEDFWLPKKFGFDKRKAHFSSLILTGQLTRDEALQRISKPELDEQMQLNEKTYIAQKLDFLENELNNLFHGTNKTYKDYKSKRRLIGLGISFMRNFGLEKKLFR
- a CDS encoding polysaccharide biosynthesis protein → MQIQNKTLLITGGTGSFGTAVLNRFLQTDHFKEIRIFSRDEKKQDDMRNLYKNDKIKYYIGDVRDFSSIEPATRGVDYIFHAAALKQVPSCEFFPMQAVKTNVEGTQNVIRAAAANKVQKVICLSTDKAAYPINAMGISKAMMEKVAVAESRNLTETVVCLTRYGNVMASRGSVIPLFLNQIQKGEPITITDPNMSRFFMSLEDAVDLVLFAFEHANPGDLFVNKAPAGSIGDLAKALIELTGKEVPVKVIGTRHGEKLYETLCTREEMVKAEDMGDFYRVPADNRDLNYAQYFSEGEEEVAQIEDYHSHNTEQQGVEGLKKLISTLPLIRKEVFGEDVMQYPY